In Denitratisoma sp. DHT3, one DNA window encodes the following:
- the pmbA gene encoding metalloprotease PmbA, which produces MSGSTFSNSQESLRQLAQDALDYARAGGASACEVDVSEGFGQSVSVRRQEVETIEYNRDKGIGVTVYLGQRRGHASTSDFSAEALRSTVDAALSIARFTAADDCAGLPDAALLAREWRDPDLYHPWYLTMDEAIDIARRCEQAAFDVSPLVKNSEGASVSIQQSHFVSANSLGFMGGYASSRHYVSCSVIAGEGDDMQRDDWYSGQRDPLALAAPEAIGDYAARRALARLGARKLKTRKAPVLFEAPLAAALIGNFTHAISGGSLYRKSSFLLDALGQQVFPSFMQIVERPHIPGGLASSPFDDEGVATRDRDLVADGVLQGYLLSCYTARKLGMQTTGNAGGAHNLIVPGSVDFTGLIRRMGTGLLVTELLGQGVNYVTGDYSRGAAGYWVENGEIAYPVHEITIAGNLKQMLRGIVAVGNDVLVRGSKQVGSILVDGMTIAGN; this is translated from the coding sequence ATGTCCGGCTCCACCTTCAGCAATTCCCAGGAAAGTCTGCGCCAACTGGCTCAGGACGCCCTCGACTACGCCCGTGCCGGCGGCGCCAGCGCCTGCGAGGTGGATGTCTCGGAAGGCTTCGGCCAATCGGTGTCGGTGCGCCGCCAGGAAGTGGAGACCATCGAATACAACCGCGACAAGGGCATCGGCGTCACGGTGTACCTGGGGCAGCGGCGGGGCCACGCGTCCACTTCGGATTTTTCCGCCGAGGCGTTGCGCTCCACGGTGGACGCGGCGCTCTCCATCGCCCGCTTCACGGCGGCCGACGACTGCGCCGGCCTGCCCGACGCAGCCCTGCTGGCGCGTGAATGGCGGGATCCGGATCTCTACCATCCCTGGTATCTGACGATGGACGAGGCCATCGACATCGCCCGGCGCTGCGAGCAGGCGGCGTTCGACGTCAGTCCCCTGGTGAAGAACTCCGAGGGCGCCAGCGTCTCGATCCAGCAGTCCCACTTCGTTTCCGCCAACAGCCTGGGCTTCATGGGCGGCTATGCCTCTTCGCGCCACTACGTTTCCTGCTCGGTGATCGCCGGCGAGGGCGACGACATGCAGCGCGACGACTGGTATTCCGGACAGCGTGACCCGCTGGCGCTGGCGGCGCCGGAAGCCATCGGCGACTATGCGGCACGGCGCGCCCTGGCCCGACTCGGCGCCCGCAAGCTGAAGACGCGCAAGGCACCGGTGCTGTTCGAGGCGCCGCTGGCGGCCGCGCTGATCGGCAACTTCACCCATGCGATCAGCGGCGGCAGCCTCTACCGCAAGTCGTCCTTCCTGCTCGATGCGCTGGGCCAGCAGGTGTTCCCCAGCTTCATGCAGATCGTCGAGCGTCCCCACATTCCCGGGGGGCTGGCCTCCAGCCCTTTCGACGACGAGGGGGTGGCGACCCGCGACCGCGATCTGGTGGCCGACGGCGTGCTGCAGGGCTACCTGCTTTCCTGCTACACCGCCCGCAAGCTGGGGATGCAGACCACCGGCAACGCCGGCGGCGCGCACAACCTGATCGTTCCCGGCAGCGTGGATTTCACCGGTCTGATCCGGCGGATGGGCACCGGCCTGCTGGTGACGGAACTGCTGGGCCAGGGCGTGAATTACGTGACCGGCGACTACTCCCGCGGCGCCGCCGGCTACTGGGTGGAGAACGGCGAGATCGCCTATCCGGTGCATGAGATCACCATCGCCGGCAATCTGAAACAGATGCTGCGCGGCATCGTGGCGGTGGGCAACGACGTGCTGGTGCGGGGCTCCAAGCAGGTGGGCTCGATCCTGGTCGATGGCATGACCATTGCCGGAAACTGA
- the yjgA gene encoding ribosome biogenesis factor YjgA translates to METFDTDPERPSKSQKKREMNALQDLGEALVALSTDQLKKIDLPDDLRAAVRDAQRFGSHGARRRQMQYIGKLMRAVEPAPIQAALDEINGVSAAANARLHGLERQRQRLLENENVIGEIAREYPGTDIQYLRQLRRNALKEQELGKPPRAFREIFQVLKNLVDAGAADTPDVMTEEREDTYD, encoded by the coding sequence GTGGAAACCTTCGATACCGACCCCGAACGGCCCAGCAAATCCCAGAAGAAGCGCGAAATGAACGCGCTGCAGGATCTGGGGGAAGCGCTGGTCGCCCTCTCTACCGATCAACTGAAAAAGATCGATCTCCCCGACGACCTGCGCGCCGCGGTGCGCGACGCCCAGCGCTTCGGCAGCCACGGCGCGCGCCGGCGCCAGATGCAGTACATCGGCAAGCTGATGCGGGCGGTCGAGCCGGCGCCGATCCAGGCCGCGCTGGACGAGATCAACGGCGTCTCCGCCGCCGCCAACGCCCGCCTGCACGGGCTGGAGCGCCAGCGCCAGCGCTTGCTGGAGAACGAGAACGTGATCGGCGAGATCGCGCGCGAATATCCCGGCACCGACATCCAGTATCTGCGCCAGTTGCGCCGCAACGCCCTGAAGGAGCAGGAACTGGGCAAGCCGCCGCGGGCCTTCCGCGAAATTTTCCAGGTGCTGAAAAATCTGGTGGACGCCGGTGCCGCCGACACACCCGACGTTATGACGGAAGAGCGGGAAGACACGTATGACTGA
- the glyA gene encoding serine hydroxymethyltransferase produces MFSKQNSLAKTDPELWASIQDENRRQEDHIELIASENYVSCAVMEAQGSQLTNKYAEGYPGKRYYGGCEHVDVAEQLAIDRAKKLFGAEAANVQPNSGSQANQAVFMAFLKPGDTILGMNLAMGGHLTHGSPVNMSGKWFNVVPYGLDAKEEIDYVEMERLAREHKPKLIIAGASAYALKIDFPRFAKVAKEVGAIFMVDMAHYAGLVAAGFYPNPVPHADVVTTTTHKTLRGPRGGLILMKAEHEKAINSAIFPGLQGGPLMHVIAAKAVALKEAMSPEFKSYQEQVIQNAQVMAKVLIARGLRIVSGRTESHVFLVDLQAKKITGKAAEAALGRAHITVNKNAIPNDPEKPFVTSGIRIGSPAMTTRGFTEIEAEQVAHLIADVLDAPEDETVLARVRGDVAALCRKFPVYG; encoded by the coding sequence ATGTTTTCCAAGCAGAACTCCCTTGCCAAGACCGATCCCGAGCTGTGGGCCTCGATTCAGGACGAGAATCGCCGCCAGGAAGATCACATCGAACTGATCGCCTCGGAGAACTACGTTTCCTGCGCGGTGATGGAGGCCCAGGGCTCCCAGCTCACCAACAAGTACGCCGAGGGTTATCCGGGCAAGCGCTATTACGGCGGCTGCGAACATGTCGACGTGGCCGAGCAATTGGCGATCGACCGCGCCAAGAAGCTGTTCGGCGCCGAAGCCGCCAACGTCCAGCCCAACTCCGGCTCCCAGGCCAATCAGGCGGTGTTCATGGCTTTCCTCAAGCCCGGCGACACCATCCTCGGCATGAACCTGGCGATGGGCGGCCATCTGACCCACGGCTCGCCGGTGAACATGTCCGGCAAGTGGTTCAACGTGGTGCCCTACGGCCTCGACGCCAAGGAGGAAATCGACTACGTCGAGATGGAGCGCCTGGCCCGCGAGCACAAACCCAAGCTGATCATCGCCGGCGCCTCGGCCTATGCGCTGAAGATCGACTTTCCGCGTTTCGCCAAGGTCGCCAAGGAAGTCGGCGCCATTTTCATGGTGGACATGGCCCACTACGCCGGCCTGGTCGCCGCCGGCTTCTATCCCAACCCGGTGCCTCATGCCGACGTGGTGACGACGACCACCCACAAGACCCTGCGCGGCCCGCGCGGCGGCCTGATTCTGATGAAGGCCGAGCACGAGAAGGCGATCAACTCCGCGATCTTCCCCGGCTTGCAGGGCGGCCCCCTGATGCACGTGATCGCCGCCAAGGCGGTGGCGCTCAAGGAGGCGATGTCGCCGGAATTCAAGAGCTACCAGGAGCAGGTGATCCAGAATGCCCAGGTGATGGCCAAGGTGCTGATCGCCCGCGGCTTGCGCATCGTCTCCGGCCGCACCGAGTCGCACGTGTTCCTGGTTGACCTGCAAGCCAAGAAGATCACCGGCAAGGCCGCCGAGGCGGCCCTGGGCCGGGCCCACATCACGGTCAACAAGAACGCGATTCCCAACGATCCGGAGAAGCCCTTCGTCACTTCCGGCATCCGCATCGGCTCGCCGGCCATGACCACCCGCGGCTTCACCGAGATCGAGGCCGAGCAGGTGGCGCACCTGATCGCCGACGTGCTCGACGCCCCCGAGGACGAGACCGTGCTGGCCCGGGTGCGGGGCGACGTTGCCGCCCTGTGCAGGAAATTCCCGGTGTATGGCTGA
- a CDS encoding M17 family metallopeptidase produces MPINLAQLRCHAGLPGASAPQHQLWLLPPLKDLPADLPAREQWRAVLARRETKVADLAKTPQAMDLPGGGRMVLAMADAAQSRFERLSLLRKALLPLLEEKPAALAIVARTPDPDLARDAVYVAWLNGVSLPARKKKAPRALGRIDYFGAGNAGSFAPVAALARANTLARELTALPPNELTPADYRRRIRQLAAAQGWQIEEYDFRRLKKLGAGAFCAVAQGSDHQDAAIVRLRHRPRNAKGRSVALVGKGICFDTGGHNLKPARYMQGMHEDMNGSAVVLGLFQAITELRLPIAVDAWLAIAHNHLSPGAYKQNDIVTALDGTSIEVVHTDAEGRMVLADALTLASRGDGRQRPDLIVDFATLTGSMHAALGSRYSGVFASDEALAALAVTAGRASGERVCAFPMDEDYEPALDSKVADIKQCTMEGEADHILAARFLKRFTGERPWLHVDLSASSCSGGLGATASDLTGFGVAWGLHLLNGWAA; encoded by the coding sequence ATGCCCATAAACCTCGCCCAACTCCGCTGCCATGCCGGTCTGCCCGGCGCATCCGCTCCCCAGCACCAGCTCTGGCTGCTGCCCCCGCTGAAGGATCTGCCCGCCGATCTGCCGGCGCGGGAACAATGGCGGGCGGTGCTGGCCCGGCGCGAGACCAAGGTCGCGGATCTGGCCAAGACGCCGCAGGCAATGGACCTGCCGGGCGGCGGCCGGATGGTGCTGGCGATGGCCGACGCCGCACAGTCGCGCTTCGAGCGTCTGAGTCTGCTGCGCAAGGCACTGCTGCCGTTGCTGGAGGAAAAACCGGCGGCGCTCGCCATCGTGGCGCGGACGCCGGACCCCGATCTGGCGCGCGACGCCGTGTATGTCGCCTGGCTCAACGGCGTGTCGCTGCCGGCGCGGAAAAAAAAGGCGCCGCGCGCGCTGGGCCGTATCGACTATTTCGGCGCCGGCAACGCGGGGAGCTTCGCTCCGGTCGCCGCGCTGGCCCGTGCCAACACCCTGGCCCGCGAACTGACCGCCCTGCCGCCCAACGAACTGACCCCGGCCGACTATCGCCGCCGCATCCGCCAACTGGCCGCGGCCCAGGGCTGGCAGATCGAGGAGTACGACTTCAGGCGTCTGAAGAAACTGGGGGCCGGCGCGTTCTGCGCGGTCGCCCAGGGCTCGGATCATCAGGACGCGGCCATCGTGCGCCTGCGCCATCGTCCGCGCAACGCGAAGGGGCGCAGCGTCGCCCTGGTGGGCAAGGGCATCTGCTTCGATACCGGCGGCCACAACCTGAAGCCGGCCCGCTACATGCAGGGGATGCACGAGGACATGAACGGCTCCGCCGTGGTCCTCGGCCTGTTCCAGGCCATTACCGAACTCAGGCTGCCCATCGCCGTGGATGCCTGGCTGGCGATCGCCCACAACCATCTGTCGCCCGGCGCCTACAAGCAGAACGACATCGTCACCGCGCTGGACGGCACCAGCATCGAGGTGGTGCATACCGATGCCGAGGGACGCATGGTGCTGGCCGATGCCCTGACCCTGGCCAGCCGCGGCGACGGCAGGCAGCGCCCGGACCTGATCGTCGATTTCGCCACCCTCACCGGCAGCATGCACGCCGCGCTCGGCAGCCGCTATTCCGGCGTCTTCGCCAGCGACGAGGCGCTGGCGGCGCTCGCCGTGACGGCCGGCCGCGCCAGCGGGGAACGGGTCTGCGCGTTCCCGATGGACGAGGACTACGAGCCGGCCCTCGACTCCAAGGTCGCCGACATCAAGCAATGCACGATGGAAGGCGAAGCCGACCACATCCTCGCCGCCCGCTTCCTCAAACGCTTCACCGGCGAGCGGCCCTGGCTGCACGTGGACCTCTCCGCCTCCAGTTGCAGCGGCGGCCTGGGCGCCACGGCCAGCGACCTGACCGGCTTCGGCGTGGCCTGGGGCCTGCATCTGTTGAACGGCTGGGCGGCCTGA
- a CDS encoding thymidylate synthase: MRQYLDLMKHVLEHGHEKSDRTGTGTRSVFGWQMRFDLAAGFPLLTTKKLHTRSIIHELLWFLMGETNIRYLKDHGVSIWDEWADANGDLGPVYGHQWRHWPDGKGGEIDQIAQLIEGLKKNPDSRRHIVSAWNPGDIPRMKLPPCHALFQFYVAPSTGSGQAAKLSCQLYQRSADIFLGVPFNIASYALFTHMVAQVCGYQAGDFVWTGGDCHLYSNHLEQARLQLAREPRALPTLRIDPAVRDIFAFRFEDFALEGYDPHPHIAAPVAV, encoded by the coding sequence ATGCGCCAGTACCTCGACCTGATGAAGCACGTGCTCGAACATGGGCATGAAAAATCCGACCGCACCGGCACCGGCACCCGCTCGGTCTTCGGCTGGCAGATGCGTTTCGACCTGGCCGCCGGCTTCCCGCTGCTGACCACCAAGAAGCTGCACACCCGCTCCATCATCCACGAACTGCTCTGGTTCCTGATGGGCGAGACCAACATCCGCTACCTGAAGGACCACGGAGTCTCGATCTGGGACGAATGGGCCGACGCCAACGGCGATCTGGGGCCCGTCTATGGCCACCAGTGGCGCCACTGGCCTGACGGCAAGGGCGGCGAGATCGACCAGATTGCGCAACTGATCGAGGGCCTGAAAAAGAATCCGGACTCGCGCCGCCACATCGTCAGCGCCTGGAATCCCGGCGACATCCCGCGCATGAAACTGCCGCCCTGCCATGCGCTGTTCCAGTTCTACGTGGCTCCTTCGACCGGCTCAGGACAGGCGGCGAAATTGAGCTGCCAGCTCTACCAGCGCAGCGCCGACATCTTCCTCGGCGTGCCGTTCAACATCGCCTCCTATGCGCTGTTCACCCACATGGTGGCCCAGGTTTGCGGCTACCAGGCGGGCGACTTCGTCTGGACCGGAGGCGACTGCCACCTCTACTCCAATCATCTGGAGCAGGCCCGGCTGCAACTCGCGCGCGAACCGCGCGCCCTGCCGACGCTGCGCATCGATCCGGCGGTGCGCGACATCTTCGCCTTCCGCTTCGAGGACTTCGCCCTGGAAGGCTACGACCCCCACCCCCACATCGCGGCGCCGGTCGCCGTATAG
- the nrdR gene encoding transcriptional regulator NrdR encodes MKCPYCAGGDTQVVDSRVNEDGDTIRRRRRCPACDKRFTTYERVELQLPQIVKKNGSRAAYDREKLEGSMALALRKRPVTTESIDAALDRIEEKLVALGEREIPSGRIGELVMRELKKLDKVAYIRFASVYRNFEDVDEFSDAIREVQAPRVGG; translated from the coding sequence ATGAAGTGTCCCTACTGCGCCGGCGGCGATACCCAGGTGGTGGACTCCCGGGTCAATGAGGACGGCGACACCATCCGTCGCCGCCGGCGCTGTCCGGCGTGCGACAAGCGTTTCACCACCTACGAACGGGTGGAATTGCAGCTGCCGCAGATCGTCAAGAAGAACGGCAGCCGCGCGGCCTACGACCGGGAAAAACTCGAAGGCAGCATGGCGCTGGCCCTGCGCAAGCGTCCGGTGACCACCGAGAGCATCGACGCGGCGCTGGACCGGATCGAGGAAAAACTGGTGGCCCTGGGCGAGCGGGAGATTCCGTCCGGGCGCATCGGCGAACTGGTGATGCGGGAACTCAAGAAACTCGACAAGGTGGCCTACATCCGCTTCGCCTCCGTGTATCGCAACTTCGAGGACGTCGACGAGTTCTCCGACGCCATCCGCGAAGTGCAGGCGCCGCGCGTCGGCGGCTGA
- a CDS encoding TRAP transporter large permease subunit — protein sequence MMEFLAANLAPVIFASLILFLLAGYPVAFALAANGIFFGLIGIALDVLPPALFQALPERVFGVMNNETLLAVPFFTFMGLILERSGMAEDLLDTIGQLFGPVRGGLAYAVILVGAMLAATTGVVAASVISMGLISLPIMLRHGYDHRLAAGVITASGTLAQIIPPSLVLIILADQLGRSVGDLYAAALLPGLLLTGCYALFVLAVSIVRPDWAPALPPAARSLGGRRMALKVVTVLVPPLGLIFLVLGTIFLGLATPTEGGAMGATGALALAILRRRLSWALLRQAMDSTARLTTFVVFILLGARVFSLTFYGVNGHVWVEDLLHHLPGGQLGFLIAVNLLVFVLAFFLDFFELSFILVPLLAPVAHKLGIDLVWFGVLLAINMQTSFMHPPFGFALFFLRSVAPPTIRSSDIYWGAVPFVLIQLLMVGLVIAFPHLASSTKPAQAPAGEVGVESFEPGGAGSGQAMDVDDPGQVFLRQMRGERP from the coding sequence ATGATGGAATTTCTTGCCGCCAACCTGGCGCCGGTCATTTTCGCCTCCCTGATCCTGTTCCTGCTCGCCGGCTATCCAGTGGCCTTCGCCCTGGCCGCCAACGGCATCTTCTTCGGCCTGATCGGCATCGCCCTCGACGTGCTGCCGCCGGCCCTGTTCCAGGCCCTGCCGGAGCGGGTGTTCGGCGTGATGAACAACGAAACCCTGCTGGCGGTGCCGTTCTTCACCTTCATGGGACTGATCCTGGAACGCTCCGGCATGGCCGAGGACCTGCTCGACACCATCGGCCAACTGTTCGGCCCGGTGCGCGGCGGACTGGCCTACGCGGTGATCCTGGTGGGCGCGATGCTGGCCGCCACCACCGGCGTCGTCGCCGCCTCGGTGATCTCCATGGGGCTGATCTCGCTGCCCATCATGCTGCGCCACGGCTACGACCATCGCCTGGCCGCCGGCGTCATCACGGCCTCCGGCACCCTGGCGCAGATCATCCCGCCCTCGCTGGTGCTGATCATCCTGGCCGATCAGCTGGGACGCTCGGTGGGCGACCTGTATGCCGCCGCGCTGCTGCCCGGTCTGCTGCTGACCGGCTGCTACGCCCTGTTCGTGCTGGCGGTGTCCATCGTCCGCCCCGACTGGGCGCCGGCCCTGCCGCCGGCGGCGCGCAGCCTGGGCGGCCGGCGCATGGCGCTGAAGGTGGTCACGGTGCTGGTGCCGCCGCTGGGGCTGATCTTCCTGGTGCTGGGCACCATTTTCCTCGGCCTGGCGACGCCCACCGAGGGCGGCGCGATGGGCGCCACCGGCGCCCTGGCGCTGGCCATCCTGCGCCGCCGCCTGTCCTGGGCGCTGCTGCGCCAGGCGATGGACAGCACGGCGCGGCTGACCACCTTCGTGGTCTTCATCCTGCTCGGCGCGCGGGTCTTCAGCCTCACCTTCTACGGCGTCAACGGCCACGTCTGGGTGGAGGACCTGCTGCACCACCTGCCCGGCGGGCAACTGGGCTTCCTGATCGCCGTCAACCTGCTGGTCTTCGTGCTGGCCTTCTTCCTCGACTTCTTCGAGCTGTCCTTCATCCTGGTGCCCCTGCTCGCCCCCGTGGCGCACAAGCTCGGCATCGACCTGGTCTGGTTCGGCGTGCTGCTGGCGATCAACATGCAGACCTCCTTCATGCATCCGCCCTTCGGCTTCGCCCTGTTCTTCCTGCGCTCGGTCGCGCCGCCGACGATCCGCAGCAGCGACATCTACTGGGGCGCGGTGCCGTTCGTGCTGATCCAGCTGCTGATGGTGGGACTGGTGATCGCCTTCCCGCATCTGGCGAGCAGCACCAAGCCCGCCCAGGCCCCGGCGGGAGAAGTCGGCGTGGAATCGTTCGAACCGGGCGGCGCGGGGTCGGGCCAGGCGATGGACGTCGACGATCCCGGACAGGTGTTCCTGCGGCAGATGCGGGGCGAGCGCCCCTGA
- a CDS encoding TRAP transporter substrate-binding protein produces MERRRFLQGAGLAAATLPAPVLADGPRIKWRLASSFPKSLDTIFDAANTVARRVAAATGGRFQIQVFAAGELVPGPGVFDAVREGTVPIGHTSSYYYIGKNPAFAFDTAMPFGLNSRQQTAWMMQGGGLALMRELFRPHNILCIPCGNTGAQMGGWYRKEIRTLADLKGLKFRVGGLTGQVLARLGVVPQQIPGSEIYPALEKGAIDAAEWVGPYDDEKLGFNKVARYYYFPGWWEGGPQLSIYVNLQEWARLPAEYQTILEDACLYAHADMQAAYDVKNPPALKRLIESGTRLRRFSDEIMQAGYQAATAIYQENAARNPEFRKVYDAWQRFRNEQVAWFGIAERPYDNFMAVAGRAGPR; encoded by the coding sequence ATGGAGCGTCGTCGTTTCCTGCAAGGCGCCGGACTCGCGGCGGCGACGCTGCCGGCGCCTGTGTTGGCCGATGGTCCACGGATCAAGTGGCGTCTGGCGTCGAGCTTCCCCAAGAGCCTGGACACCATCTTCGACGCCGCCAACACCGTGGCGCGCCGGGTGGCCGCGGCCACCGGCGGGCGCTTCCAGATCCAGGTCTTCGCCGCCGGCGAGCTGGTGCCGGGGCCGGGCGTGTTCGACGCGGTGAGGGAGGGCACCGTGCCCATCGGCCACACGTCGAGCTACTACTACATCGGCAAGAACCCGGCCTTCGCCTTCGACACCGCGATGCCCTTCGGCCTCAACAGCCGTCAGCAGACCGCCTGGATGATGCAGGGCGGGGGGCTCGCCCTGATGCGGGAGCTGTTCCGCCCCCACAACATCCTCTGCATTCCCTGCGGCAACACCGGCGCCCAGATGGGCGGCTGGTACCGCAAGGAGATCAGGACGCTGGCCGACCTGAAGGGCCTCAAGTTCCGCGTCGGCGGCCTCACCGGCCAGGTGCTGGCGCGGCTGGGCGTGGTGCCGCAGCAGATTCCCGGCAGCGAGATCTATCCGGCCCTGGAGAAGGGCGCCATCGACGCCGCCGAGTGGGTCGGCCCCTACGACGACGAGAAGCTGGGGTTCAACAAGGTGGCGCGCTATTACTACTTCCCCGGCTGGTGGGAAGGCGGCCCCCAGCTCAGCATCTACGTCAATCTCCAGGAGTGGGCCAGGCTGCCGGCCGAGTACCAGACCATCCTCGAGGACGCCTGCCTGTACGCCCACGCCGACATGCAGGCCGCCTACGACGTGAAGAACCCGCCGGCGCTGAAGCGCCTGATCGAGTCCGGCACCCGGTTGCGGCGGTTTTCCGACGAGATCATGCAGGCCGGATACCAGGCGGCGACCGCCATCTACCAGGAGAACGCCGCCAGGAACCCGGAGTTCCGCAAGGTCTACGACGCCTGGCAGCGGTTCCGCAACGAGCAGGTGGCCTGGTTCGGCATCGCCGAACGGCCCTACGACAATTTCATGGCCGTGGCGGGGCGCGCCGGCCCCCGCTGA
- the mog gene encoding molybdopterin adenylyltransferase: MTDELLIGLVSISDRASAGDYQDQGIPALREWFGAALASPWRMETRLIPDEQALIEKTLIELCDEVGCHLVLTTGGTGPAPRDVTPEATLAVAHKVMPGFGEQMRQISLRFVPTAILSRQVGVIRGKTLILNLPGQPKSIKETLEDVKDAEGKQVVPGIFAAVPYCIDLIGGPYAETHEAVVKAFRPKSALRR, translated from the coding sequence ATGACTGACGAACTGCTGATCGGCCTGGTCTCGATTTCCGACCGGGCCTCCGCCGGCGACTACCAGGACCAGGGCATCCCCGCGCTGCGGGAGTGGTTCGGCGCCGCGCTGGCCAGCCCCTGGCGCATGGAGACGCGGCTGATTCCCGACGAACAGGCGCTGATCGAAAAGACCCTGATCGAACTGTGCGACGAGGTCGGCTGCCACCTGGTGCTGACCACCGGCGGCACCGGCCCGGCGCCGCGCGACGTGACGCCCGAGGCCACCCTGGCCGTGGCCCACAAGGTGATGCCCGGCTTCGGCGAGCAGATGCGGCAGATCTCGCTGCGGTTCGTGCCCACCGCCATCCTCTCGCGCCAGGTCGGCGTGATCCGTGGCAAAACCCTGATCCTGAATCTGCCCGGCCAGCCCAAGTCGATCAAGGAGACGCTGGAAGACGTCAAGGACGCCGAGGGCAAGCAGGTCGTGCCCGGCATCTTCGCCGCCGTGCCGTACTGCATCGACCTGATCGGCGGACCTTACGCCGAGACCCACGAAGCGGTAGTGAAGGCCTTCCGCCCGAAATCAGCGCTGCGGCGCTGA
- a CDS encoding TRAP transporter small permease subunit, producing MKTLLAPLLAISRLIDALNQRIGRAIPWLVLAMVLLSAGNALVRKIFDSSSNAYLEGQWYMFAALFLLGGGYTLLKQEHVRIDVVYGRFPRRVQVWIDILGTLLFLLPFALLLLTLCWPYFLDAWRSGEVSANAGGLTLWWVKLFMPLGFLLLALQGGSELIKRAAFLAGLAPDPARSANPSDEERT from the coding sequence ATGAAAACCCTGCTCGCGCCCTTGCTCGCCATCTCCCGCCTGATCGACGCCCTCAACCAGCGCATCGGCCGCGCCATCCCCTGGCTGGTGCTGGCGATGGTGCTGCTGTCCGCCGGCAACGCGCTGGTGCGCAAGATCTTCGACAGCAGCTCCAACGCCTACCTGGAAGGCCAGTGGTACATGTTCGCCGCCCTGTTCCTGCTCGGCGGCGGCTACACCCTGCTGAAGCAGGAGCACGTGCGCATCGACGTGGTCTATGGCCGCTTTCCGCGCCGCGTCCAGGTCTGGATCGACATCCTCGGCACCCTGCTGTTCCTGCTGCCCTTCGCGCTGCTGCTGCTCACCCTCTGCTGGCCCTATTTCCTCGACGCCTGGCGTTCCGGCGAGGTCTCCGCCAACGCCGGCGGACTGACCCTGTGGTGGGTCAAGCTGTTCATGCCGCTGGGCTTCCTGCTGCTGGCCCTGCAAGGCGGCTCCGAACTGATCAAACGGGCGGCCTTCCTCGCCGGACTGGCGCCCGATCCGGCCCGGTCCGCGAATCCCTCGGACGAGGAACGGACATGA